The following are encoded together in the Dickeya lacustris genome:
- the argG gene encoding argininosuccinate synthase: MTTILKHLPVGQRIGIAFSGGLDTSAALLWMRQKGAVPYAYTANLGQPDEDDYEAIPRRAKEYGAENARLIDCRKQLVAEGIAAIQCGAFHNTTGGMTYFNTTPLGRAVTGTMLVAAMKEDGVNIWGDGSTYKGNDIERFYRYGLLTNAELKIYKPWLDTDFIDELGGRQEMSEFMTQSGFDYKMSAEKAYSTDSNMLGATHEAKDLEFLNSSVKIVNPIMGVKFWDEAVRIVAEEVTVRFERGQPVALNGQTFADDVELMMEANRIGGRHGLGMSDQIENRIIEAKSRGIYEAPGMALLHIAYERLVTGIHNEDTIEQYHAHGRQLGRLLYQGRWFDPQALMLRDALQRWVASEITGEVTLELRRGNDYSILNTVSDNLTYKPERLTMEKGESVFSPDDRIGQLTMRNLDITDTREKLFSYVESGLISSGNAGLPQVANPLLLDKSAK; this comes from the coding sequence ATGACGACGATTTTGAAACATCTTCCGGTGGGCCAGCGGATTGGGATTGCTTTCTCCGGTGGTCTGGATACCAGCGCCGCATTATTGTGGATGCGTCAGAAAGGCGCGGTGCCTTACGCCTATACCGCAAATCTGGGGCAACCGGATGAGGACGATTATGAGGCGATTCCGCGTCGCGCCAAAGAGTATGGTGCGGAAAATGCCCGCCTGATCGACTGCCGCAAACAGCTGGTTGCCGAAGGGATTGCCGCGATTCAGTGCGGGGCGTTCCACAACACCACCGGCGGTATGACCTATTTCAACACCACCCCACTAGGCCGTGCGGTAACAGGCACAATGCTGGTCGCCGCAATGAAAGAAGACGGCGTCAATATCTGGGGTGACGGCAGTACCTACAAAGGCAACGATATTGAGCGTTTCTACCGTTATGGCCTGCTCACCAACGCCGAACTGAAAATCTACAAACCCTGGCTGGACACCGATTTTATCGATGAACTGGGCGGCCGCCAGGAGATGTCCGAGTTTATGACGCAGTCGGGCTTTGACTACAAAATGTCGGCAGAAAAAGCGTATTCCACCGACTCCAACATGCTGGGTGCCACGCACGAAGCGAAAGATTTGGAATTCCTGAATTCCAGCGTGAAGATAGTCAACCCGATCATGGGCGTAAAATTCTGGGATGAGGCTGTGCGCATCGTGGCAGAAGAGGTGACGGTGCGTTTTGAACGTGGTCAGCCGGTGGCGCTGAACGGCCAGACGTTTGCTGACGATGTGGAATTGATGATGGAAGCCAACCGTATTGGTGGACGTCATGGCCTTGGCATGAGTGACCAGATTGAAAACCGTATTATCGAGGCGAAAAGTCGCGGTATCTATGAAGCGCCGGGGATGGCATTGCTGCATATTGCCTATGAGCGTTTGGTGACGGGCATTCATAACGAAGATACTATCGAACAGTATCATGCCCATGGCCGCCAGTTGGGGCGTCTGCTGTATCAGGGGCGTTGGTTTGACCCGCAGGCACTGATGCTGCGTGATGCGCTACAGCGTTGGGTCGCCAGTGAGATTACCGGTGAGGTGACGCTGGAATTGCGCCGTGGTAACGATTATTCCATTTTGAACACCGTATCAGACAATCTGACCTACAAACCTGAACGTCTGACGATGGAGAAGGGCGAGTCGGTCTTCTCGCCGGACGATCGTATCGGCCAGTTGACGATGCGTAATCTGGATATTACCGATACCCGTGAAAAACTGTTCAGCTACGTAGAAAGCGGTTTGATTTCTTCCGGCAATGCCGGTCTGCCGCAGGTAGCCAACCCGCTGTTGCTGGATAAATCAGCGAAGTAA
- a CDS encoding carboxylate/amino acid/amine transporter, protein MKIKDFAFYAPCVWGTTYFVTTQFLPADKPLLAALMRALPAGIILIFGKALPPASWLWRLLVLGALNIGIFFVMLFFAAYRLPGGVVALVGALQPLVVILLSFLLLTQPVLKKHIFAAVAGGIGIVLLISLPSSPLNHAGLIAAALATFSMASGLVLTKKWGRPAGMTMLTFTGWQLFCGGLVILPIHMLTEPLPDIITLSNIAGYVYLAIPGSLLAYFMWFSGVEANAPVIMSMLTFLSPLVALLLGFFFLHQELSTAQWIGVAFIFFGIVIVQDVRLPGKNKTVLKKPGYFS, encoded by the coding sequence GTGAAGATCAAGGATTTTGCTTTCTACGCTCCCTGTGTCTGGGGAACGACATATTTTGTGACCACGCAATTTCTTCCCGCAGATAAACCCCTGTTAGCTGCGCTGATGCGTGCATTACCCGCCGGTATTATTCTTATTTTCGGCAAAGCGCTTCCACCGGCCAGTTGGTTATGGCGGCTGCTCGTTTTAGGTGCGCTAAATATTGGTATTTTCTTTGTGATGTTGTTTTTTGCCGCTTACCGCCTGCCAGGGGGCGTGGTGGCGTTAGTGGGTGCATTGCAACCATTGGTTGTGATTCTGCTCTCTTTTCTCTTACTCACCCAACCGGTGTTGAAAAAGCACATTTTTGCCGCTGTAGCGGGAGGGATAGGGATTGTGCTGCTGATTTCATTACCGAGCTCCCCGCTTAACCACGCCGGATTAATCGCGGCGGCTTTAGCAACCTTCAGTATGGCATCGGGCCTTGTGTTGACGAAAAAGTGGGGGCGGCCAGCGGGTATGACGATGCTGACTTTTACCGGCTGGCAGCTATTTTGCGGAGGGCTGGTCATTTTGCCAATCCACATGCTGACCGAGCCTTTGCCGGATATTATTACCCTGAGCAATATTGCGGGCTATGTCTATTTGGCTATTCCAGGCTCGTTACTGGCCTATTTTATGTGGTTTTCCGGCGTTGAGGCCAATGCGCCGGTTATCATGTCGATGCTGACTTTTCTTAGCCCGCTGGTGGCGCTTTTGCTGGGTTTTTTCTTTCTCCATCAGGAGTTATCAACGGCGCAATGGATTGGTGTGGCATTTATCTTTTTTGGCATTGTGATTGTTCAGGATGTGCGTTTACCGGGTAAAAATAAAACAGTGCTGAAAAAGCCAGGCTATTTTTCGTAG
- a CDS encoding ABC transporter ATP-binding protein, whose protein sequence is MTVLVQLDNVHKIFLTDEIETHALSKINLSIHTGEYVSIAGPSGCGKSTLLSIMGLLDTPTEGQYRLNGTDVERISRREMARLRNREIGFIFQSFNLISDLTIAENVALPLTYRNDLSRAEQKERVIQALEKVNMSHRVRHYPSQLSGGQQQRVAVARAIVGRPSLLLADEPTGNLDSANAEAVMNILDELHQDGATICIVTHDPRSAMRAQRTIVLSDGQVVADGENGQLRQAV, encoded by the coding sequence ATGACGGTGCTGGTGCAACTTGATAATGTGCATAAAATTTTTCTTACCGATGAAATCGAAACGCATGCCCTTAGCAAGATAAACCTTTCTATTCACACGGGTGAATATGTCTCTATCGCGGGGCCGTCCGGCTGTGGGAAATCGACGCTGTTGTCGATAATGGGGCTGCTCGATACCCCAACAGAGGGTCAGTACCGATTGAATGGCACGGATGTTGAGCGCATTAGCCGCCGGGAAATGGCTCGGTTGCGTAATAGAGAAATTGGTTTCATTTTTCAGTCATTTAACCTTATCAGCGATCTGACTATTGCTGAAAATGTCGCGCTGCCGTTGACCTACCGTAATGACTTGTCCCGCGCCGAGCAAAAAGAGCGAGTGATTCAAGCGCTCGAGAAGGTCAATATGTCCCATCGGGTGAGGCATTACCCCTCACAGCTCTCTGGCGGCCAGCAACAGCGCGTCGCTGTCGCGCGTGCGATTGTCGGCAGGCCTTCACTGCTGCTGGCGGATGAACCGACCGGTAATTTGGATTCCGCCAATGCTGAAGCGGTCATGAATATTCTGGACGAATTACATCAGGATGGCGCCACCATCTGTATTGTGACGCATGACCCGCGTTCGGCGATGCGTGCCCAGCGAACCATCGTGCTCTCTGACGGTCAGGTGGTGGCCGATGGTGAAAACGGACAGCTACGACAGGCGGTATAA
- the vfmE gene encoding AraC family transcriptional regulator VfmE yields the protein MSLQTTYAHTLDNDIFNNNLIQDMYRRHPNLRKTLAANNKATSLASIIDYIIDNIGNNITLEDLEAVSGKSKFDICRLFNQVYNITPMRWIWRVRLTLAKEIIHISPNWSLTDICYACGFSSLPHFSRCFTKTYNIPPLKYRKAVSQERENELPRTLSNMSFDIIFGKQRHLFSRHVLLDNIQNLCN from the coding sequence ATGAGCCTGCAAACGACTTACGCCCATACGCTGGATAACGACATATTCAATAATAATCTCATTCAGGATATGTACCGCCGTCACCCTAACTTGCGCAAAACGCTGGCTGCGAACAATAAAGCAACCAGTCTGGCAAGTATTATTGACTACATCATCGACAATATTGGCAATAACATCACACTGGAAGATCTGGAAGCAGTCAGCGGTAAATCAAAGTTCGATATTTGCCGTCTATTCAATCAGGTCTACAACATCACGCCTATGCGCTGGATCTGGCGGGTACGCCTGACGCTGGCAAAAGAAATTATCCACATCTCGCCAAACTGGTCACTGACCGATATTTGCTACGCCTGCGGTTTTTCATCCCTGCCGCATTTTTCACGCTGCTTTACCAAAACCTACAACATCCCACCGCTGAAATACCGCAAAGCCGTCTCTCAGGAAAGAGAAAACGAACTCCCTCGCACCCTGAGCAACATGAGTTTCGATATCATCTTCGGCAAACAGCGTCACCTGTTCTCTCGCCATGTACTGCTGGATAATATCCAGAACCTGTGTAACTGA
- a CDS encoding alpha/beta hydrolase produces the protein MLLYNLCYPLMWLATVIHYTYYRLLVKMKRRPSLLLKVKITPETHYIRLCRALRLADLWLLERCSLQLAARYLLRLFETTRYISYKQMDRDYLAGFVQTTLRFQRKNVCVFHWAPVVDKPLKTVLLVHGWEGRGIMFRPLCEALKAQGYAVVMPDLLAHGLSEGKRVSNYELASLLTVLGQHYGPFEAVIGHSSGGLVCSLALAQGLAARRLVLLASPDNFGKMIDRFLAGASVSSALAIPMKALYARRFGVHPDNVGVALYRTLRCPVLICHDKQDARVHPDMAHVIYQAFADSEVFYTEGLGHLGILRSTEVHQRILAFLARDNGTAAALKQPIYQGNSAALC, from the coding sequence ATGCTGCTGTATAACCTGTGCTATCCGCTGATGTGGCTGGCAACGGTCATTCACTACACCTATTACCGGCTGCTGGTAAAAATGAAGCGCCGCCCGTCGCTGTTACTGAAAGTGAAGATTACGCCGGAGACTCACTATATTCGTCTGTGCCGCGCGCTACGGCTGGCCGACCTGTGGTTGCTGGAGCGTTGCTCATTGCAGTTGGCCGCGCGCTACTTGTTGCGCCTGTTTGAAACGACCCGTTATATCTCCTACAAGCAGATGGACAGAGATTATCTGGCCGGATTTGTGCAAACCACGCTGCGTTTTCAGCGCAAGAACGTGTGTGTGTTTCACTGGGCTCCCGTTGTCGATAAACCGCTAAAAACCGTGTTGCTGGTTCATGGCTGGGAAGGGCGCGGCATCATGTTTCGCCCGCTCTGTGAGGCGTTAAAAGCGCAGGGATACGCGGTGGTGATGCCTGACCTGTTGGCTCACGGCTTGTCCGAAGGAAAGCGGGTGTCTAATTATGAGTTGGCGTCGTTATTAACGGTGTTAGGGCAGCACTACGGACCGTTTGAGGCGGTTATTGGCCATTCCAGCGGCGGCCTAGTATGCAGCCTGGCACTGGCGCAGGGCCTGGCGGCCAGGCGACTGGTGCTGCTGGCAAGCCCGGATAATTTCGGCAAGATGATTGACCGTTTTTTGGCGGGCGCATCGGTCTCGTCGGCATTAGCGATACCGATGAAAGCGCTGTATGCACGGCGCTTTGGTGTACATCCCGATAATGTCGGCGTTGCACTGTACCGCACGCTCCGATGCCCGGTGCTTATCTGCCATGACAAGCAAGATGCCCGCGTCCACCCTGATATGGCCCACGTGATTTATCAGGCGTTTGCCGATAGTGAAGTGTTCTATACCGAAGGATTGGGGCATCTCGGTATTTTGCGCAGTACCGAAGTACATCAGCGTATTTTAGCGTTTCTGGCACGCGACAATGGAACTGCCGCCGCATTGAAGCAACCTATTTATCAAGGCAATAGCGCTGCGCTTTGCTAG
- a CDS encoding metal/formaldehyde-sensitive transcriptional repressor yields the protein MPHTIHDKKKLLTRVRRIKGQAEALEKALDSGERSCLDILQQIAAIRGAVNGLMGEVLEGHIRSHLMNEEADPSERSADLEAIVSVIRSYMK from the coding sequence ATGCCACATACCATTCATGACAAGAAAAAACTGCTCACGCGCGTCAGACGCATCAAAGGTCAGGCTGAAGCATTGGAAAAAGCGCTGGATAGCGGGGAACGTTCTTGTCTGGACATCCTGCAACAAATCGCGGCTATTCGGGGAGCGGTCAACGGCCTGATGGGTGAAGTTTTAGAAGGGCATATCCGCAGCCATCTGATGAATGAAGAGGCTGATCCAAGCGAGCGCAGCGCCGATTTAGAAGCGATTGTCAGCGTTATTCGCTCTTATATGAAATAA
- a CDS encoding 3-oxoacyl-[acyl-carrier-protein] synthase III C-terminal domain-containing protein: protein MVGSSSQTDLFCLNAIHHAAPDQIQRIPLEALGESHQLRDGQRRVMEKLYQLRTVPMHPASHQCMLEETLAGLLADRPSLREQRGLLVYAKTQTHNTLFDSTWLDDMLNRQQLAQWEAVTFSLNHCASALSALHLFRQSRRYRQQPLLLLTGEKAFHPEINRFSVGLQGELPVAALFNASPGSYRVTFTAVRHLSQFYQNPGKMSRQEKAQLNACLLDALCLFVAEAVSESGLNMDAIDYFVPCNLNVPLLNQMALRLNMGERLFSQQVSDYGHLYCSDVLFNFSSLMKKTTGSAKNYFCFSMGMGVTLSCALIQQIDS from the coding sequence ATGGTGGGAAGTTCATCGCAAACTGATTTGTTTTGCCTGAATGCTATTCATCATGCCGCACCGGATCAAATTCAGCGCATACCGTTAGAGGCGCTTGGCGAATCTCATCAATTGCGTGACGGGCAGCGGCGAGTGATGGAGAAGCTCTACCAGTTGCGCACGGTGCCGATGCACCCGGCCAGCCATCAGTGCATGCTGGAAGAGACGCTTGCCGGGCTGCTTGCCGACAGGCCTTCGCTGCGCGAACAGCGTGGGTTGCTGGTGTATGCGAAAACGCAAACGCATAACACGCTGTTTGACAGCACCTGGCTTGATGACATGCTCAATCGCCAGCAGTTAGCGCAGTGGGAGGCGGTCACATTCAGTTTGAATCATTGTGCATCGGCGTTATCGGCCTTGCATTTGTTCAGGCAGAGCAGGCGTTACCGACAGCAGCCATTGCTGTTATTAACCGGTGAGAAAGCATTCCACCCTGAAATTAACCGCTTCTCGGTTGGGCTTCAGGGTGAATTACCGGTTGCGGCGCTGTTTAATGCGAGCCCTGGTTCTTATCGGGTGACGTTTACGGCCGTCAGGCATTTGAGCCAGTTCTATCAGAATCCAGGCAAGATGAGCCGCCAGGAAAAGGCGCAACTCAATGCGTGCCTGCTCGATGCGTTATGTCTTTTTGTGGCCGAGGCCGTAAGCGAAAGCGGCCTTAACATGGATGCAATCGATTATTTTGTTCCCTGCAATCTTAATGTGCCGTTGTTAAACCAGATGGCGCTGCGTCTGAATATGGGTGAACGGTTATTCAGCCAGCAGGTTTCTGATTACGGGCATCTGTATTGTTCGGACGTATTGTTTAATTTTTCTTCACTAATGAAAAAGACCACCGGTAGCGCAAAAAACTATTTCTGTTTTTCTATGGGGATGGGTGTCACGCTCTCCTGCGCACTGATACAGCAAATTGACAGTTAA
- a CDS encoding MATE family efflux transporter: MSLISRVVSRAAPTANGDIRHILALAWPMMITAVVVSLSQNLQIAILGNGVQSQTLLTLSFLQPFNFLFIAIMECLAITNQVFSARSRHDWPRQRIRQSSFLLAVAGVVATLLVAALCWLLATPLARWMNSDDLSLMRSAAPGYLLSMAPFLALEVVNAALRGQGRTVQAMSLMCSYVLFNAAGCYLGFHVYQLGFDAVLLANSIPALLLLPWAVMALGRVTTPVPDDRPGAFIPRLLALLADAGIPVFFSMLVVFFSSMALFPLVAKLGEGYLPAFLIVIKLRAFFIIPAVAIGSAIAILFNQRLKTHVLAQQVRLLNSGVGMIALVYFLLTLALCWSGGGIVAGFSNDATIRQASQTLLVLLLPTFFLTSLVAALQTLLEQLERGKRVLLFTVLLELLMVAVALAAARYFDNIRMIAVLIVLFNLLYATVFLREYRLLAKALGERDAAV, translated from the coding sequence ATGAGTTTGATTTCTCGCGTAGTATCCCGTGCTGCGCCGACGGCTAACGGGGATATCCGGCATATTTTAGCGCTGGCCTGGCCGATGATGATCACTGCCGTGGTGGTGTCATTGTCGCAAAACCTGCAAATTGCCATTCTGGGTAATGGCGTACAGAGCCAGACGCTGCTCACGCTCTCTTTTTTACAGCCTTTCAACTTTCTGTTTATCGCCATTATGGAGTGTCTGGCGATTACCAATCAGGTATTTAGCGCCCGATCGCGCCATGACTGGCCGCGTCAGCGTATCCGCCAGAGCAGTTTTTTACTGGCCGTCGCCGGGGTGGTGGCAACGCTGTTGGTTGCGGCGCTGTGCTGGTTGCTGGCGACACCGCTGGCGCGCTGGATGAATAGTGACGATCTCTCGCTGATGCGCAGCGCCGCGCCAGGCTATCTTCTCTCTATGGCACCGTTTCTGGCGCTTGAGGTCGTTAATGCGGCGTTACGCGGCCAGGGGCGGACAGTGCAGGCCATGAGCCTGATGTGTAGCTATGTGTTGTTCAATGCCGCCGGGTGCTACCTCGGGTTTCATGTCTATCAGTTAGGATTTGATGCGGTATTGCTGGCAAACAGCATACCGGCATTGCTGCTGTTGCCGTGGGCGGTGATGGCGCTTGGTCGGGTGACGACACCGGTGCCGGATGATCGCCCCGGAGCCTTTATCCCACGCCTGTTAGCGCTACTGGCAGATGCGGGCATTCCGGTGTTTTTCTCCATGCTGGTGGTGTTTTTTAGCTCAATGGCGCTGTTTCCATTGGTGGCCAAATTGGGCGAAGGCTACCTGCCCGCGTTCTTGATTGTGATTAAGCTGCGCGCCTTTTTTATCATTCCGGCGGTGGCAATCGGCTCTGCGATCGCCATTTTGTTTAACCAGCGTCTAAAAACCCATGTACTGGCGCAGCAGGTGCGGCTGCTCAATAGCGGCGTCGGGATGATTGCACTGGTTTATTTTTTACTGACGCTTGCGTTGTGCTGGAGCGGCGGCGGCATTGTGGCGGGGTTTTCCAATGATGCGACCATTCGCCAGGCAAGTCAGACGCTGCTTGTTTTGCTGTTACCGACCTTTTTTCTCACCTCGCTGGTTGCGGCATTGCAGACGCTGTTAGAACAGCTAGAGCGCGGTAAGCGAGTGCTGCTTTTTACCGTGTTGCTGGAGCTGTTAATGGTTGCGGTGGCGCTGGCGGCGGCACGTTATTTCGATAATATTCGTATGATTGCGGTGCTGATCGTGTTGTTTAATCTGTTGTATGCCACGGTATTTTTGCGTGAATACCGGCTGCTGGCCAAAGCGCTGGGAGAGCGGGATGCTGCTGTATAA
- a CDS encoding MarR family winged helix-turn-helix transcriptional regulator, protein MARYLEVSDIVQQWRNERPDLNVEPMLVIGSLSRVSLLIDRALDKVFSKYKLSAREFDILATLRRHGAPYAISPSQIVNALMINNSTLTSRLDRLEQAGWLRRMPIEGDRRSVNIQLTDEGFALINRVVEEHVANEREILSPFSEEEKNLLRGLLGRFEKHLLNHH, encoded by the coding sequence ATGGCTCGTTATCTTGAAGTCTCTGATATTGTTCAACAATGGCGTAATGAACGCCCAGACCTCAATGTAGAACCGATGTTAGTGATTGGCTCACTGTCTCGCGTTAGCCTGCTTATCGATCGCGCTCTGGATAAAGTTTTTAGCAAATACAAACTCAGCGCCAGGGAATTCGACATTCTGGCGACGCTAAGAAGACATGGGGCACCTTATGCCATCAGCCCATCGCAAATTGTTAATGCGCTGATGATTAATAACAGCACCTTAACCAGCAGGTTAGATAGGCTGGAGCAAGCAGGCTGGTTACGCAGAATGCCGATTGAGGGCGACCGCCGCTCCGTTAATATTCAGCTCACCGATGAAGGTTTCGCCCTGATTAACCGCGTGGTTGAAGAGCATGTGGCCAATGAGCGCGAGATTTTATCGCCATTCAGCGAAGAAGAGAAAAACCTGCTGCGCGGCCTGCTAGGACGATTTGAAAAGCATCTGCTCAATCATCACTAA
- a CDS encoding DJ-1/PfpI family protein — translation MAKNVAILLAPGFEEAEAIMVIDVLHRTKLNVTLLSCHDRLELHSYHNIRMFADALLERKMDQLFDAVVIPGGPQGTVNLAANPMVTEFIRRHDEAGKLICPLCSAAARVLGGNQLLKGRNYVCSGDLWQDVTDGVYVDQKVVEDGNLISGKGLGVAFDFAFTIANRLSDDKDDVNFQVEHIYYDSWRVPA, via the coding sequence ATGGCCAAGAATGTTGCCATTCTGTTGGCTCCTGGGTTTGAAGAAGCAGAAGCGATTATGGTGATTGACGTTTTGCATCGTACCAAGCTGAATGTCACGCTGCTTTCCTGCCACGACCGACTGGAGCTACACAGCTACCACAATATTCGTATGTTCGCAGATGCGCTGCTGGAACGAAAAATGGACCAGTTATTCGATGCTGTCGTGATCCCAGGCGGCCCGCAAGGTACGGTAAATCTCGCCGCCAATCCGATGGTGACAGAATTTATCCGCCGTCACGATGAAGCAGGCAAGCTCATTTGCCCACTGTGTTCGGCCGCAGCCAGAGTGCTCGGCGGCAATCAGTTGCTCAAAGGGCGCAATTACGTCTGCTCCGGTGACTTATGGCAAGATGTCACCGACGGCGTGTATGTTGACCAAAAAGTGGTAGAAGACGGCAACCTGATTAGCGGTAAAGGGCTGGGCGTGGCTTTCGATTTCGCCTTTACCATCGCCAACCGCCTGAGCGACGACAAGGATGACGTCAACTTCCAGGTTGAACACATTTACTACGATTCCTGGCGAGTGCCCGCCTGA
- a CDS encoding VfmB protein has translation MSAEQLTQVWQAFKDNTLAQALACLLQPEAASADGYVHPLDYHLKAIEASAPQGQQQPVFDRVLNHLGFEVVQRRETLTLPAAFPVLVCAARLGLLARMQTMSWQHLSQRSSFGTKTTRHQLIKASFADVAGKAALLLEQQHLRLQQADWAGLEDDHYQITQLNNEAEKMMGGHGFLLGNTHSLSYLSMMLYSVYGKASCLTAV, from the coding sequence ATGTCAGCTGAACAGCTCACCCAGGTTTGGCAGGCCTTTAAAGATAATACGCTGGCGCAAGCGCTGGCCTGCCTGTTACAGCCTGAGGCTGCGTCTGCCGACGGTTATGTTCATCCGCTCGACTATCACCTTAAGGCTATCGAGGCATCCGCGCCGCAGGGCCAGCAACAGCCAGTGTTTGACCGCGTACTTAACCACCTCGGTTTTGAGGTGGTGCAACGTCGTGAAACGCTGACGCTGCCCGCCGCTTTTCCCGTGCTGGTGTGTGCCGCCCGCCTTGGCCTGCTGGCCCGGATGCAGACAATGAGCTGGCAGCATTTATCCCAGCGCAGCAGTTTCGGTACTAAAACCACCCGACATCAACTGATTAAAGCCAGTTTCGCTGATGTTGCCGGGAAAGCGGCCCTGTTGCTGGAGCAGCAGCATTTGCGTTTACAACAGGCTGACTGGGCTGGCCTTGAAGATGATCACTACCAGATAACTCAGCTAAACAATGAGGCGGAAAAAATGATGGGCGGGCATGGTTTCCTGCTCGGCAACACCCACAGCCTGTCTTATCTCTCCATGATGCTCTATAGCGTCTATGGCAAGGCGAGTTGCCTGACGGCAGTCTGA
- a CDS encoding acyl carrier protein: protein MSAVFTTIQQALREVMENDTLEINENTDFDNDLDLDSVMFVQFLLTLEDKIDGLLFDPDQINMDAFTTVGSLIGWLNANVLQEVRHVS, encoded by the coding sequence ATGTCTGCGGTATTTACGACTATTCAACAGGCGTTACGCGAAGTGATGGAAAACGACACGCTGGAGATTAATGAGAATACGGATTTTGATAACGATCTCGACCTGGATTCCGTGATGTTCGTGCAATTTCTACTCACGCTCGAGGATAAAATCGACGGGCTGTTGTTCGACCCGGATCAAATCAACATGGATGCGTTTACCACCGTTGGCAGCTTGATAGGTTGGCTTAACGCCAATGTGTTGCAGGAGGTGCGGCATGTCAGCTGA
- a CDS encoding nickel/cobalt efflux protein RcnA: protein MTDFSLLLQQGIANAWLFIPSAVLLGALHGLEPGHSKTMMAAFIVAIRGTVRQAVMLGLAATLSHTAVVWLIALGGMYLSQRFTAQSAEPWLQLVSGIIILVTALWMAWRTWREEWLWRHHQHDHHHDHHDHHDHHDHHDHHDHHDHHDHDSPRTPADAQYQDAHERAHANEIRRRFANQEASNLQIVLFGLTGGLIPCPAAITVLLLCIQVKAFTLGAALVVCFSIGLALTLVAVGVGAALSVRHASRRWPGFAALARRAPYFSSLLIALVGVYMLLHGWARLPL, encoded by the coding sequence ATGACGGATTTTTCCTTACTTTTGCAGCAGGGTATCGCAAACGCCTGGTTATTTATTCCCAGTGCCGTGTTATTAGGCGCATTACACGGCCTGGAGCCCGGGCATTCCAAGACGATGATGGCGGCGTTTATTGTGGCTATCCGAGGAACGGTGCGACAAGCGGTGATGCTGGGGCTGGCGGCCACTTTATCTCATACCGCCGTTGTGTGGTTGATTGCGCTTGGCGGTATGTACCTCAGTCAGCGTTTTACCGCTCAGAGTGCGGAGCCTTGGCTGCAACTGGTGTCTGGTATTATTATTTTAGTCACGGCGTTGTGGATGGCGTGGCGCACCTGGCGTGAAGAGTGGTTGTGGCGGCACCATCAGCATGATCATCATCACGACCATCACGACCATCACGACCATCACGACCATCACGACCATCACGACCATCACGACCATCACGACCATGATTCCCCCCGCACACCGGCCGATGCGCAGTATCAGGATGCGCATGAACGAGCGCATGCGAATGAAATACGTCGGCGCTTTGCAAATCAAGAAGCGAGCAACCTTCAGATTGTGTTATTTGGTTTAACCGGTGGTTTGATTCCGTGTCCGGCAGCGATTACCGTGTTGCTGTTGTGTATTCAGGTGAAGGCTTTTACGCTGGGCGCAGCGTTGGTGGTGTGCTTTAGTATTGGCCTTGCCCTAACGCTGGTTGCCGTTGGTGTGGGGGCCGCATTAAGTGTTCGCCATGCCAGCCGCCGCTGGCCGGGGTTTGCTGCGCTGGCGCGCCGAGCGCCTTATTTTTCCAGCCTGCTGATTGCATTGGTTGGCGTGTATATGTTGCTGCATGGCTGGGCTCGCTTGCCACTCTAG